From a region of the Nitrospira sp. genome:
- the lpxI gene encoding UDP-2,3-diacylglucosamine diphosphatase LpxI (LpxI, functionally equivalent to LpxH, replaces it in LPS biosynthesis in a minority of bacteria.) — protein MTEAVSIPDGRIGVIAGNGRFPIIFADNARKMGLQVYAVAHEGETEPELEQHVDRIHWVKIGQLNKLINAFKTDGVQKVVMLGGIKKTHIYSKARPDFRVLALATRLVLWKDDDILRALAAELEKDGITICESTFGLEGILVQEGTLTSRQPTKKEWVDIRYGWEVAKETGRLDIGQCVVVKDRVVVAVEAVEGTDEAIKRGGELAKDGAVVVKRCKPQQDLRFDLPAVGPRTIEVMRSAKASVLAVEAGRSVILDRDVLLREAEEAGIAVVGVAREEESSGTTAVNG, from the coding sequence ATGACCGAGGCAGTGTCCATACCAGACGGGCGAATCGGGGTGATCGCCGGGAATGGCCGATTCCCGATCATATTCGCAGATAATGCCCGCAAGATGGGCCTTCAAGTCTATGCGGTGGCTCACGAAGGCGAAACCGAGCCCGAGCTCGAGCAGCATGTCGATCGTATTCATTGGGTCAAGATCGGCCAGCTCAACAAGTTGATCAACGCCTTCAAGACCGACGGTGTTCAGAAAGTGGTAATGCTGGGGGGAATCAAGAAAACCCACATCTATAGCAAAGCGCGGCCTGATTTTCGGGTGTTGGCCTTGGCCACTCGATTGGTGCTTTGGAAGGACGATGATATCCTGCGGGCACTCGCCGCAGAACTCGAAAAAGATGGCATCACGATTTGCGAGTCGACATTCGGTCTCGAGGGGATTTTGGTCCAGGAAGGGACCTTAACATCTCGCCAACCGACCAAGAAAGAGTGGGTCGACATCCGTTATGGTTGGGAGGTGGCCAAGGAAACCGGGCGTCTGGACATCGGCCAATGTGTGGTGGTCAAGGATCGGGTGGTTGTCGCAGTCGAGGCGGTCGAAGGAACCGATGAGGCGATCAAGCGCGGAGGAGAGTTGGCGAAGGACGGTGCAGTCGTCGTGAAGCGGTGCAAGCCGCAGCAGGATCTTCGGTTTGATCTGCCTGCCGTCGGGCCTCGAACCATTGAGGTCATGCGCTCCGCCAAGGCCTCAGTGCTTGCCGTTGAAGCGGGTCGGTCTGTGATACTGGATCGGGACGTGCTCCTTCGCGAGGCAGAGGAAGCCGGAATCGCCGTGGTGGGGGTCGCTCGCGAAGAGGAGTCGAGCGGGACGACGGCAGTGAACGGCTGA